One stretch of Candidatus Hydrogenedentota bacterium DNA includes these proteins:
- a CDS encoding enoyl-ACP reductase, protein MAEGLLAGKRGVVFGVANEKSIAWGCAQACAAQGASLAFNYLGEQLERRVRKLVDEFLPGSPVFNCNVQSDDEIAAFFASVKKEWDTIDFVIHSVAFADREDLKDQYITTPRANFALALNISAYSLVALAREAAPMMPNGGSIVAMTYYGAEKVVPRYNVMGVAKAALECSARYLANDLGPKGIRVNCISAGPIKTLSASAIAGMRGMLTAAEKVAPMRRNVSQTDVGQTTVFLLSDHSSAITGEVIHVDSGYHVMGLFGFEDLANGGEK, encoded by the coding sequence ATGGCGGAAGGTTTGCTTGCGGGTAAGCGCGGCGTGGTGTTTGGCGTTGCGAACGAGAAGTCGATCGCGTGGGGGTGTGCGCAAGCGTGTGCGGCGCAGGGGGCGTCGCTGGCGTTCAATTACCTGGGCGAGCAGTTGGAGCGGCGCGTGCGCAAGCTTGTGGACGAGTTTCTGCCAGGATCGCCGGTGTTTAACTGCAATGTACAGAGCGACGACGAGATTGCTGCATTTTTCGCGTCGGTTAAGAAGGAATGGGACACGATTGATTTCGTGATTCACTCGGTCGCGTTTGCGGACCGGGAAGACTTGAAGGACCAATACATCACGACACCGCGCGCGAACTTCGCGTTGGCGCTCAATATTTCGGCGTACTCGCTAGTCGCGCTCGCGCGCGAGGCTGCGCCCATGATGCCGAACGGGGGCAGCATCGTGGCGATGACATACTACGGCGCGGAGAAGGTGGTGCCCCGGTACAACGTGATGGGCGTGGCGAAGGCGGCGCTCGAATGCAGCGCGCGCTACCTCGCGAACGATCTTGGGCCGAAGGGCATCCGCGTCAACTGCATCAGCGCCGGGCCGATTAAGACCTTGTCCGCAAGCGCTATCGCCGGCATGCGTGGCATGCTGACCGCGGCCGAGAAGGTCGCGCCCATGCGCCGCAACGTGTCGCAAACCGACGTGGGGCAGACGACGGTGTTTTTGTTATCGGACCATTCGAGTGCGATTACCGGCGAAGTCATCCACGTGGACAGCGGATACCATGTGATGGGGCTGTTCGGGTTCGAAGACCTAGCAAACGGCGGGGAGAAATGA
- a CDS encoding amidohydrolase family protein, whose protein sequence is MDQTPRQRRFVRSVVDRQSKIQNPKSKIPMVIDCHMHVRAAKDGSLDTEYCDATIEAGDLLGIDLFCVVDLQLTGPLTYVEFHAANERVKQAIARHPTRYRGYCYVNPSDPKALDEIRERVKNDGFIGVKLYNQHFIDDDVVAPVLKLASEWQIPVLSHAGRPNDPVTQKLQPHISDAARFVRVAQRFPELILIEGHIGGGGDWEWALKHLRESETVYLDTSGSVIDEWMVDRAVEAVGVDRLLFATDMTMEGGVGKILDANLTDEERARVLGANFEAILRKRAVP, encoded by the coding sequence ATGGATCAGACACCACGGCAGCGTCGATTCGTCCGGTCTGTTGTGGACCGTCAATCCAAAATCCAAAATCCAAAATCCAAAATTCCCATGGTGATCGATTGTCACATGCACGTCCGTGCGGCGAAGGACGGTTCGCTGGACACGGAGTATTGCGACGCCACGATCGAGGCGGGCGACCTCTTGGGAATCGATCTTTTTTGCGTGGTCGACCTGCAACTTACCGGGCCATTGACCTATGTGGAATTCCATGCCGCGAACGAGCGCGTGAAGCAGGCCATTGCGCGGCACCCGACGCGGTATCGCGGGTACTGTTACGTGAATCCCTCCGATCCGAAGGCGCTGGACGAAATCCGCGAACGCGTGAAGAACGACGGTTTCATCGGCGTGAAGCTGTACAACCAGCATTTCATCGATGACGACGTTGTCGCTCCGGTTCTGAAACTTGCGAGCGAGTGGCAGATTCCGGTGTTGTCGCATGCGGGGCGCCCGAACGATCCGGTGACGCAGAAGTTGCAGCCCCACATCAGCGACGCGGCGCGATTTGTCCGCGTGGCGCAGCGCTTTCCGGAGTTGATCCTCATCGAGGGGCACATCGGCGGCGGGGGCGACTGGGAGTGGGCGCTGAAGCATTTGCGCGAATCGGAGACGGTTTATCTCGATACGTCCGGAAGCGTCATTGACGAATGGATGGTTGATAGAGCGGTCGAGGCGGTCGGCGTGGATCGACTGCTTTTCGCGACGGATATGACGATGGAGGGCGGCGTCGGGAAAATCCTCGATGCAAACCTGACGGACGAAGAACGGGCGCGAGTGCTTGGCGCGAACTTTGAAGCGATCCTCCGGAAGAGGGCCGTGCCATGA
- a CDS encoding amidohydrolase family protein, which yields MKRYESLFGPGIVDAHTFIGNWPFRRLRRNDTAGVLGMMEQFGISKACVASADAILYRDSHDGNKKLYDDTREHADRFALYATLNPAYAGWQRDLKECVDLGFKALRLYPIYHGYSIESPETLAILDAATEAGLPVSFQCRIEDARQRHWMDVVDNLDPVRVLTLAEQRPNTTFILLESILGWPRDSDNWKRMHALPFYVEISRMTSVLGKDIEIMVGALGPERVLLGTGFPFKTASPAFLKLQCLDADEDAKQAIAGGNAQRLFHA from the coding sequence ATGAAGAGGTATGAGTCACTCTTTGGTCCCGGCATCGTCGATGCGCACACGTTTATCGGGAACTGGCCGTTTCGCCGGTTGCGGCGGAACGATACCGCCGGCGTGCTTGGGATGATGGAACAATTCGGGATATCGAAGGCGTGCGTCGCTTCCGCGGATGCGATCCTGTACCGTGATTCGCACGACGGCAACAAGAAGCTGTACGACGATACGCGCGAACATGCGGACCGTTTTGCGTTGTACGCGACGCTGAATCCTGCGTACGCGGGATGGCAACGCGATTTGAAAGAATGCGTTGACCTCGGGTTCAAGGCGCTGCGCCTGTACCCGATCTACCACGGCTATTCGATTGAAAGTCCCGAAACGTTGGCGATTCTCGACGCCGCGACGGAGGCGGGTTTGCCTGTTTCGTTTCAATGCCGGATCGAAGACGCGCGGCAACGGCATTGGATGGATGTCGTGGACAACCTCGATCCCGTGCGTGTGCTGACGTTGGCGGAACAGCGGCCAAACACCACATTCATTCTTCTGGAATCGATCCTCGGTTGGCCGCGTGACAGCGACAACTGGAAACGCATGCACGCGCTGCCGTTCTACGTCGAGATCTCGCGCATGACCAGCGTGCTCGGAAAAGACATCGAGATCATGGTCGGCGCGCTTGGGCCGGAGCGCGTCCTGCTGGGTACCGGTTTCCCATTCAAGACGGCGTCGCCGGCCTTCCTCAAGTTGCAGTGCCTCGATGCGGATGAAGACGCGAAGCAGGCGATTGCGGGCGGGAATGCCCAGCGGCTGTTTCACGCATAA
- a CDS encoding alcohol dehydrogenase catalytic domain-containing protein, with product MVALPATCRAAVFEGPGKPIAIREFSVPRALPPGSALCRIRLSTVCGSDLHTVSGRRNEPVPSILGHESVGDVVAVGEGTRYWNGKALRVGDRVTWSIMASCGACDRCAAQLPQKCRHIKKYGHLSTDTWPGLTGGYAEYIYLYPGTAIFAVPAALDDSIVAPANCALATAVCAVESIGGVGPGDSVLIMGAGLLGIYLAALAKSAGAGRVLVSDVDRIRADQARRFGADFASSDATDVRGVVRWVRDTGGAEGVDVAFEVCGDPRAAAAAIEALRIGGRLLLAGMVTPGCLFEVDGNVITRKCLMMRGIHNYHPAHLERGLRLLDAESRRYPFAGLVSEIFDLGRADSAFASARTGRALRVGLRPGDSREGSV from the coding sequence ATGGTTGCCCTTCCTGCCACGTGTAGGGCCGCGGTATTCGAGGGGCCGGGCAAGCCGATCGCGATTCGCGAGTTCTCCGTGCCGCGCGCGCTGCCGCCCGGCTCGGCGTTGTGCCGAATTCGGTTGAGCACGGTCTGCGGGTCCGATCTGCACACGGTGTCGGGCCGGCGCAACGAACCGGTCCCCAGTATTCTCGGCCACGAATCGGTAGGCGACGTTGTCGCCGTGGGGGAGGGGACGCGCTACTGGAACGGAAAAGCGCTGCGTGTTGGCGATCGGGTAACGTGGAGCATCATGGCGTCGTGTGGCGCGTGCGACCGTTGCGCGGCGCAACTCCCGCAAAAATGCCGCCATATAAAGAAGTATGGCCACTTGTCCACGGACACCTGGCCGGGACTTACCGGCGGGTATGCGGAATACATCTACCTCTATCCCGGCACGGCCATCTTCGCGGTCCCGGCGGCCCTAGACGACAGCATTGTGGCGCCGGCGAATTGCGCCCTGGCGACTGCCGTGTGTGCCGTCGAGTCCATCGGCGGAGTAGGGCCTGGCGATTCCGTATTGATTATGGGGGCCGGACTGCTTGGCATTTATCTCGCCGCGCTCGCGAAGTCGGCGGGGGCGGGTCGCGTACTGGTCAGCGATGTAGACCGGATTCGCGCGGACCAGGCACGACGGTTTGGCGCGGACTTCGCCTCTTCGGATGCCACCGATGTCCGCGGCGTTGTGCGGTGGGTGCGAGATACCGGCGGGGCAGAGGGAGTAGACGTTGCTTTCGAGGTGTGCGGCGATCCACGTGCGGCTGCCGCCGCGATTGAAGCGCTCCGCATTGGCGGGCGACTTCTACTGGCGGGCATGGTGACACCGGGCTGCCTGTTTGAGGTGGATGGTAATGTCATCACACGGAAATGCCTCATGATGCGGGGCATCCACAATTATCACCCTGCGCACCTCGAGCGAGGACTACGTCTTCTCGATGCCGAATCGAGACGATACCCGTTCGCTGGACTCGTCTCCGAGATTTTCGATTTGGGGCGCGCTGATTCGGCGTTTGCGTCAGCACGGACTGGACGGGCGCTTCGGGTAGGGTTGCGGCCGGGCGATTCACGGGAAGGGAGTGTATAA